The Plasmodium knowlesi strain H genome assembly, chromosome: 14 region GAAGCACTGCTCCTTGTACGCGTGTGTGCCTGTGTACATGTGAATGTGTGTGCATGAGTGAGGAAAgggccccccccccccccccccttgacTGGATATTGAGAATTGACGTGCCCCCCTCCCTTATTCCACTTCACAGAatgtaaggaaagaaattttgGAGAATTCGTCACAACTGTCGGATGTGCATATCAGTGGCCAGATGAAGAGCTACTATTGCAGGAATGACGTGTggacttttttctttaaaaaatcgctttttaaaattatcaaaaataagaaaggaaaaaatagtgcgaaggaaaataaaaatgatcaaccattaaatttaaaagttTTTAATAACTTTTACGACAAAAGAGAAGAATTCCTAAAGTACAGCATAGACAATAATAACgtgaaaattataaaaaactTCGGAAATTTATACTC contains the following coding sequences:
- a CDS encoding transcription initiation factor IIA subunit 2, putative, which gives rise to MDEGTFDEKFSHSILLESLKEALKQMIDEFYVEKEIGLKIYKEACANVRKEILENSSQLSDVHISGQMKSYYCRNDVWTFFFKKSLFKIIKNKKGKNSAKENKNDQPLNLKVFNNFYDKREEFLKYSIDNNNVKIIKNFGNLYSQIVHKEEGETNVDDTFLYYDGLIKVLCVEDAL